A stretch of Paludisphaera borealis DNA encodes these proteins:
- a CDS encoding TROVE domain-containing protein, translated as MATLNRIQKIFTHEGAPAARIDPLAQLERSVMSCLLWEDEFYEDGQTIGERIAGLVKQVPAEDVARVAIQAKEDMKLRHVPLLLARELMRTKEGRALAKDLFPKVVLRPDDVTEFLSIYWKGKPDEPLAKQVKRHVGESLRKFDEYQLAKYNGGQKAVKLRDAIRITRPKPHGDEQAALWKRLVKGELATPDTWEVELSKGGDKKESWTRLLAENRLGGLALLRNLRNMTKAGVETESIRQGLRALKTGRLLPINFIAAARHNPAFESDLEAKFFECFAGREKLKGQTIILVDVSGSMDVALSARSEMKRMDAACSLAMIGRQMFEDLRVFTFSNSLIEVPGRRGFALRDAIVGSQPHGGTELGKAVTSLPKRDRLIVITDEQSHDPVPQLKGYLINVASNKNGVGYGSWLHIDGWSDKVLDYIAKYEANDAPRAS; from the coding sequence ATGGCCACGTTGAACCGAATCCAGAAGATCTTCACGCACGAAGGGGCTCCGGCCGCTCGCATCGACCCGCTGGCCCAGCTCGAACGCTCGGTCATGTCCTGCCTGCTCTGGGAGGACGAGTTCTATGAGGACGGCCAGACCATCGGCGAGCGCATCGCCGGCCTGGTGAAGCAGGTCCCGGCCGAGGACGTCGCCCGCGTGGCGATCCAGGCCAAGGAGGACATGAAGCTGCGGCACGTCCCGCTCTTGCTCGCCCGCGAGCTGATGCGGACGAAGGAAGGGCGCGCCCTGGCGAAGGACCTGTTCCCCAAGGTCGTCCTGCGACCGGACGACGTCACCGAGTTCCTGTCGATCTACTGGAAGGGCAAGCCGGACGAGCCGCTGGCCAAGCAGGTCAAGCGCCACGTCGGCGAGTCGTTACGCAAGTTCGACGAGTACCAGCTTGCGAAGTACAACGGCGGCCAGAAGGCCGTCAAGCTGCGCGACGCCATCCGGATCACCCGCCCCAAGCCCCACGGCGACGAGCAGGCGGCGCTCTGGAAGCGGCTGGTCAAGGGCGAGCTGGCGACGCCGGACACCTGGGAAGTCGAACTGTCGAAGGGGGGCGACAAGAAGGAGTCGTGGACGCGGCTGCTGGCCGAGAACAGGCTCGGCGGCCTGGCCTTGCTCCGCAACCTCCGCAACATGACGAAGGCCGGCGTCGAAACCGAGTCGATCCGCCAGGGCCTCCGCGCCTTGAAGACCGGCAGGCTGCTGCCGATCAACTTCATCGCCGCGGCCCGGCACAACCCGGCCTTCGAGTCGGACCTGGAGGCCAAGTTCTTCGAGTGCTTCGCCGGCCGCGAGAAGCTGAAGGGCCAGACGATCATCCTCGTCGACGTGTCGGGGTCGATGGACGTCGCGCTCTCCGCCAGGTCGGAGATGAAGCGGATGGACGCGGCCTGCTCGCTGGCGATGATCGGGCGGCAGATGTTCGAGGACCTGCGCGTGTTCACGTTCTCCAACAGCTTGATCGAAGTCCCGGGCCGACGCGGTTTCGCCCTGCGCGACGCCATCGTCGGCTCCCAGCCTCACGGCGGGACGGAGCTGGGAAAGGCGGTGACGTCCTTGCCCAAACGCGACCGACTGATCGTGATCACCGACGAGCAGAGCCACGACCCCGTGCCTCAGCTCAAGGGCTATCTGATCAACGTCGCCAGCAACAAGAACGGCGTGGGTTACGGCTCCTGGCTGCACATCGACGGATGGTCGGACAAGGTGCTCGACTACATCGCCAAATACGAAGCGAACGACGCCCCGCGCGCTTCGTGA
- the rsmH gene encoding 16S rRNA (cytosine(1402)-N(4))-methyltransferase RsmH, with protein sequence MTEPTPEKPKRRARYSGRNPRHFHEKYKELQPDRYPDDVAKVISGGKTPAGTHRPIMTAEILRVLAPRPGEVAVDCTLGYGGHARALLAAVQPGGRLLGLDADPIELPKTEARLRGLGFPPESIVARRLNFAGLRGFLAAEAPEGADLLLADLGLSSMQIDDPARGFSFKTAGPLDMRMNPNRGRPASALLSELGESALAQLLSENADEPHARDIARAILRAHAREPFATTQALAAVVYEACARLPVVPEDVARRVFQALRIAVNDEFGVLAEFLRTLPACLKPGGRVAILSFHSGEDRRVKSAFKEGLRDGSYASIAEDVVRASAEEKRDNPRSSSAKLRFAVRA encoded by the coding sequence ATGACCGAACCCACTCCCGAAAAGCCGAAGCGTCGGGCGCGGTACAGCGGCAGGAATCCTCGTCATTTCCACGAGAAATACAAGGAACTCCAACCCGACCGCTACCCCGACGACGTGGCGAAGGTGATCTCCGGGGGGAAGACGCCCGCCGGGACGCATCGGCCGATCATGACGGCCGAGATCCTCCGCGTGCTGGCGCCTCGGCCGGGGGAGGTCGCCGTCGATTGCACGCTGGGGTACGGCGGTCACGCCCGCGCCCTCCTCGCCGCCGTCCAGCCGGGCGGGCGGCTGCTCGGCCTGGACGCCGATCCGATCGAATTGCCCAAGACCGAGGCCAGGCTCCGGGGCCTCGGCTTTCCTCCCGAATCGATCGTCGCGCGACGGTTGAATTTCGCGGGGCTGCGGGGTTTCCTCGCCGCCGAGGCGCCCGAGGGGGCGGACCTGCTGCTCGCGGATCTCGGGCTTTCCTCCATGCAGATCGACGACCCCGCGCGCGGCTTCAGCTTCAAGACGGCCGGCCCGCTCGACATGCGGATGAACCCGAACCGAGGCCGCCCCGCGTCCGCCCTGCTGTCGGAGCTGGGCGAATCGGCCCTGGCTCAGCTCCTTTCCGAGAACGCCGACGAGCCCCACGCCCGCGACATCGCCCGCGCCATCCTTCGCGCCCACGCCCGCGAACCTTTCGCGACCACCCAGGCGCTCGCCGCGGTCGTGTACGAGGCGTGCGCCCGACTGCCCGTCGTTCCGGAGGACGTCGCCCGCCGCGTCTTCCAGGCGCTCCGGATCGCGGTGAACGACGAGTTCGGGGTCTTGGCGGAGTTCCTCCGGACCCTGCCGGCGTGCCTGAAACCGGGCGGCCGGGTCGCCATCCTGTCGTTCCACTCCGGCGAAGACCGCCGGGTGAAATCGGCGTTCAAGGAAGGCCTGCGCGACGGCTCCTACGCCTCGATCGCCGAAGACGTCGTCCGCGCCTCCGCCGAGGAGAAGCGGGACAACCCCCGGTCGTCGTCGGCGAAGCTGCGGTTCGCGGTCCGCGCGTAA
- a CDS encoding isocitrate lyase/phosphoenolpyruvate mutase family protein codes for MRLSPRGQDGPNPCDPPLNVLAIDPKLGGAELAELGVRRISIGGTLARIAWPAMLAAAE; via the coding sequence CTGCGGCTTTCACCACGGGGTCAGGACGGACCGAACCCGTGCGACCCGCCGCTCAACGTCCTCGCGATCGACCCCAAGCTTGGCGGGGCCGAACTCGCGGAACTCGGCGTGCGGCGGATCAGCATCGGCGGCACCCTGGCGCGCATCGCCTGGCCCGCCATGCTGGCGGCCGCCGAATAG
- a CDS encoding transglutaminase-like domain-containing protein, with protein MLLAVRAVATYELTAETFMILMIEPPLEGAGHRVKDERLATSPTPFCELRRDVYGNPQRHLTAPSGWFSYEFNATIEVAPNAPLPSDAFEHPPQELPAEAMNFALPSRYCQSDLLTRMAYDEFGRFGTGGEKVLAVADWVRRHVEYRYGTTDAMTSAFDTATERVGVCRDFAHLVIAFCRALNIPARYVSGYALGLDPPDFHGFVQVYLGGTWHNVDATFEGIRPALIPIAMGRDAADVAMTTSWVPNTLTEQSVEVREVAGWRGKRVVAGGCSRAQYGTQAQGERVVLDDVDPGTTHPSW; from the coding sequence ATGCTGCTGGCCGTGCGCGCCGTCGCCACTTACGAATTGACGGCCGAGACGTTCATGATTTTGATGATCGAGCCGCCGCTTGAGGGGGCCGGCCATCGGGTCAAGGACGAGCGGCTCGCCACCAGTCCAACGCCGTTCTGCGAGCTGCGTCGGGACGTCTACGGCAATCCCCAGCGCCACCTGACCGCGCCCTCGGGGTGGTTCTCGTACGAGTTCAACGCGACCATCGAGGTCGCTCCGAACGCCCCCCTGCCCTCCGACGCCTTCGAGCACCCGCCCCAAGAGCTGCCCGCCGAGGCGATGAACTTCGCCCTGCCTTCCCGGTACTGCCAGTCGGACCTCCTCACCCGGATGGCCTACGACGAGTTCGGCCGGTTCGGGACGGGGGGCGAGAAGGTGCTGGCCGTCGCCGATTGGGTCCGTCGGCACGTCGAGTATCGCTACGGCACGACCGACGCCATGACCTCGGCCTTCGACACCGCCACCGAGCGCGTCGGCGTCTGCCGCGATTTCGCCCACCTGGTGATCGCCTTCTGCCGGGCGCTCAACATCCCGGCCCGCTACGTCTCGGGCTACGCCCTGGGGCTCGATCCGCCCGACTTCCACGGCTTCGTCCAGGTTTATCTGGGCGGGACCTGGCACAACGTCGACGCGACGTTCGAAGGCATCCGCCCGGCGCTGATCCCGATCGCCATGGGCCGCGACGCCGCCGACGTGGCGATGACGACCTCGTGGGTCCCCAACACGCTCACCGAGCAGTCCGTCGAGGTTCGGGAAGTCGCGGGTTGGCGGGGGAAGCGGGTGGTTGCGGGCGGCTGTTCGAGGGCGCAGTATGGCACTCAAGCCCAGGGAGAACGGGTGGTCCTGGACGACGTCGACCCGGGAACGACCCATCCATCATGGTGA
- a CDS encoding alkaline phosphatase family protein — protein sequence MNRRRLLRSAAAMAAATSLMPPNVQRALARTPPAQGSWSDVKHVVLLMQENRSFDHYFGTMAGVRGFGDPSALTLSDGRSVFHQPDPENPSGRLLPFHLDTRATSAQKIPSTSHAWAVQHASWNGGKMDNWLPAHRKAEGAVAPYVMGYHTRADIPFHFALAEAFTICDDYYCSVMGPTWPNRMYWMTGTIDPDGEAGGPLTDNHAAPGGFRWTTYAERLQKAGVSWKVYQQTDNYGCNVLEHFKAFKEAPKDSELYKRGMVREPEGKFEHDAINDKLPAVSWIIPTSRQSEHPDFTPAAGAAFIAGKLNAIAANPEVWAKTAFILNYDENDGLFDHVAPPVPPPGTPREFVDGLPIGGGFRVPCIVISPWTAGGWVCSQPFDHTSVLQFLEKFTGVAEPNISDWRRRTFGDLTAAFRFGSERATPPQFPDTVHTLTRALYEGDHLPKPQLPGADQEPPTQEPGDRKQTPPRRR from the coding sequence ATGAACCGTCGCCGTCTGCTGCGATCCGCCGCGGCGATGGCCGCCGCGACGTCGTTGATGCCGCCGAACGTGCAGCGCGCCCTGGCGCGGACTCCCCCCGCCCAGGGGTCGTGGAGCGACGTCAAGCACGTGGTTCTGCTGATGCAGGAGAACCGCTCGTTCGATCACTACTTCGGGACGATGGCGGGGGTTCGCGGCTTCGGCGACCCGTCGGCCCTGACCTTGTCGGACGGCCGGTCGGTTTTCCACCAGCCCGACCCCGAGAACCCCAGCGGCCGCCTGCTGCCGTTCCATCTCGACACCCGCGCCACCAGCGCGCAGAAGATCCCGTCGACCAGCCACGCCTGGGCGGTTCAGCACGCCTCGTGGAACGGCGGCAAGATGGACAACTGGCTGCCGGCCCACCGCAAGGCCGAGGGCGCCGTCGCCCCCTACGTGATGGGCTACCACACGCGGGCCGACATCCCGTTCCACTTCGCCCTGGCCGAGGCGTTCACGATCTGCGACGACTACTATTGCTCGGTCATGGGCCCGACGTGGCCCAACCGGATGTACTGGATGACCGGCACGATCGACCCCGACGGCGAGGCGGGCGGGCCGTTGACCGACAACCACGCGGCCCCCGGCGGCTTTCGCTGGACCACCTACGCCGAGCGGCTCCAGAAGGCCGGCGTGAGCTGGAAGGTCTACCAGCAGACCGACAACTACGGCTGCAACGTGCTCGAGCACTTCAAGGCGTTCAAGGAGGCGCCCAAGGATTCCGAGCTGTACAAACGCGGGATGGTGCGCGAGCCCGAGGGGAAGTTCGAGCACGACGCGATCAACGACAAGCTGCCGGCGGTGTCGTGGATCATCCCGACGAGCCGCCAGTCCGAGCACCCCGACTTCACCCCGGCGGCCGGAGCGGCGTTCATCGCCGGCAAGCTGAACGCGATCGCGGCCAACCCCGAGGTCTGGGCGAAGACGGCGTTCATCCTCAACTACGACGAGAACGACGGCCTCTTCGACCACGTCGCGCCGCCGGTCCCGCCCCCCGGCACGCCGCGGGAGTTCGTGGACGGCCTGCCGATCGGCGGCGGGTTCCGCGTCCCTTGCATCGTGATTTCGCCGTGGACCGCCGGCGGCTGGGTGTGCAGCCAGCCGTTCGACCACACGTCGGTGCTCCAGTTCCTGGAGAAGTTCACCGGCGTCGCCGAGCCCAACATCAGCGACTGGCGCCGCCGGACCTTCGGCGACCTGACCGCCGCCTTCCGGTTCGGCTCCGAGCGGGCGACCCCCCCGCAATTCCCCGACACCGTCCACACCCTCACCCGCGCCCTCTACGAAGGCGACCACCTGCCCAAGCCCCAACTCCCCGGCGCCGACCAGGAACCCCCGACCCAAGAACCCGGCGACCGCAAGCAGACTCCTCCCAGACGCCGTTGA
- the selB gene encoding selenocysteine-specific translation elongation factor has product MAGDERDLVLGTAGHIDHGKTALVRALTGVDADRLPEEKARGITIDLGFAALDLGPHRLALVDVPGHERFIRNMLAGASGLDLALLVAAADDSVMPQTREHLEILSLLDLSGGVVVLTKCDLADPSWLALVEDEVRELVRGTFLESAEVVRTSATSGLGIDELKAALARLCATAPDRRDPGLFRMAVDRSFTLAGHGAVATGTVASGSAAVGDELVWHPEGRAVRVRGLHRHGRAVEHVGRGSRAAVNLAGVHHEEVSRGQELAAPGYLQATRVLSVEVRESGLAPRPLRHRGRYRVHLGTAEVAATLALLEDRPADGSPRLAQLVLAEPVVAVYGQPFVVREESPPATLGGGRVLQPVARRIRRRDLATVARLGRLRSPDPVERMRVALAFQGLEPATDRALCARTGVAVGEVGPILDRLAAAGELVEVPVGPRRSIRIPAELAADLEDRVLRALKRLHEARPRQSAIPRARIAAELPDLPGEALAAGLVDRLKARGAVVADARAAALAGFEPRLSQGERRLKSELADAIRDGGASPPDAAELAAMGGTRAAVVPELLALLRDEQRVVEVGPGLYLDADVEADLRRKVADRLADGSALAMGDLRDLVGTTRKYAVPLGEHLDRIGLTVREGDVRRLKNSGICK; this is encoded by the coding sequence ATGGCGGGCGACGAGCGCGACCTGGTCCTCGGCACGGCCGGCCACATCGACCACGGCAAGACCGCCCTCGTCCGCGCCCTGACCGGCGTCGACGCCGACCGTCTGCCCGAGGAGAAGGCCCGGGGGATCACCATCGACCTCGGCTTCGCGGCGCTCGACCTGGGGCCCCACCGCCTGGCCCTGGTCGACGTCCCCGGCCACGAGCGGTTCATCCGCAACATGCTCGCGGGCGCTTCGGGCCTCGACCTGGCGCTGCTGGTCGCCGCCGCCGACGACTCGGTGATGCCGCAGACGCGTGAACACCTGGAGATCCTTTCGCTGCTCGACCTGTCCGGGGGCGTCGTCGTGCTGACCAAGTGCGACCTCGCCGACCCATCGTGGCTGGCCCTGGTCGAGGACGAGGTCCGCGAGCTGGTTCGCGGCACGTTCCTCGAATCGGCCGAGGTCGTCCGGACCTCGGCGACGTCCGGCCTGGGGATCGACGAGCTGAAGGCCGCCCTGGCGCGGCTCTGCGCGACGGCCCCCGACCGCCGCGACCCCGGCCTGTTCCGGATGGCCGTCGACCGGTCGTTCACGTTGGCGGGGCATGGCGCGGTGGCGACGGGCACGGTGGCCTCGGGCTCGGCGGCCGTGGGGGACGAGCTGGTCTGGCACCCCGAGGGCCGGGCCGTCCGGGTCCGCGGCCTGCACCGGCACGGCCGGGCGGTCGAGCACGTCGGCCGGGGCTCGCGGGCGGCGGTCAACCTGGCGGGGGTCCATCATGAGGAGGTCTCTCGGGGTCAGGAATTGGCCGCTCCGGGGTACCTCCAGGCGACCCGGGTGCTGTCGGTCGAGGTTCGCGAATCGGGCCTGGCGCCCCGGCCGCTGCGGCACCGGGGGCGGTATCGGGTCCACCTGGGGACGGCCGAGGTCGCGGCGACCCTGGCCCTGCTGGAGGATCGCCCGGCGGACGGCTCGCCCCGGCTGGCCCAGCTCGTGCTGGCCGAGCCGGTGGTCGCGGTCTACGGCCAGCCGTTCGTGGTCCGCGAGGAGAGCCCGCCGGCGACCCTCGGCGGCGGCCGGGTGCTCCAGCCCGTGGCCCGCCGCATCCGCCGCCGCGACCTCGCGACGGTCGCCCGGCTGGGCCGGCTGCGGTCGCCCGACCCGGTCGAGCGGATGCGGGTCGCGCTGGCGTTCCAGGGGCTCGAACCGGCGACCGACCGGGCCCTTTGCGCCCGGACCGGCGTGGCCGTTGGGGAGGTCGGGCCGATCCTCGATCGGCTGGCGGCGGCGGGCGAGCTGGTGGAGGTCCCCGTCGGCCCGAGGCGATCGATCCGCATCCCGGCCGAGCTGGCCGCCGACCTGGAGGACCGCGTGCTCCGGGCCCTGAAGCGGCTGCACGAGGCCCGGCCCAGGCAGTCGGCGATCCCCCGCGCCCGGATCGCGGCCGAGCTGCCCGACCTGCCGGGCGAGGCCCTCGCGGCCGGCCTGGTCGACCGCCTCAAGGCTCGCGGAGCCGTCGTCGCCGACGCCCGCGCGGCGGCCCTCGCGGGCTTCGAGCCCCGGCTCAGCCAGGGGGAACGTCGGCTGAAATCGGAATTGGCTGATGCGATCCGCGACGGCGGCGCGAGCCCTCCCGACGCGGCCGAGCTTGCGGCGATGGGGGGCACCCGGGCGGCCGTCGTCCCCGAGCTGCTGGCCCTGCTCCGCGACGAGCAGCGGGTGGTCGAGGTCGGTCCGGGGCTGTACCTCGACGCCGACGTCGAGGCCGACCTGCGGCGGAAGGTCGCCGACCGCCTGGCCGACGGCTCCGCCCTCGCCATGGGCGACCTCCGCGACCTCGTCGGCACGACCCGGAAGTACGCCGTCCCCCTGGGCGAGCACCTCGACCGCATCGGCCTGACCGTCCGCGAGGGCGACGTCCGCCGACTCAAGAATTCGGGCATATGCAAATGA
- a CDS encoding N-acetylglucosamine kinase: MTIEETLFLGVDGGGTSTTALLGLADGRVIGRGESGPSNAKAVGTEAAKAALEQAIAGAFVEAGEWPRSVAVACLGLAGFDRPEDRRLLGEWSEAGQWADRLVLVNDGDLVVAAGTPEGWGVGVIAGTGSIAVGRAADGRKSRAGGWGHVFGDEGSAYVLAVAALRLVARRADGRENAPLCPDPLTRSLCDALGVSGPVGLVSAVYAPGCDRTRIAALAPAILAAAAEDSTLDDLLVRPAGRELAESAAAAARSLGWTGGDLPLGLSGGFLLSSPVVAEALLGGLRERGYNPLPTRVNEPAEGALILARRDHDGGK; the protein is encoded by the coding sequence ATGACGATTGAAGAGACGCTCTTTCTGGGGGTCGACGGCGGCGGGACCTCGACGACCGCCCTGCTCGGCCTGGCCGACGGCCGGGTGATCGGCCGGGGCGAATCGGGGCCGTCGAACGCCAAGGCCGTGGGGACCGAGGCGGCCAAGGCCGCGCTCGAGCAGGCGATCGCCGGGGCGTTCGTCGAGGCCGGCGAGTGGCCGCGGTCGGTCGCCGTGGCTTGCCTGGGCCTGGCCGGCTTCGACCGTCCCGAGGACCGTCGGCTGCTCGGCGAGTGGTCCGAGGCCGGGCAATGGGCCGACCGCCTGGTGCTGGTCAACGACGGCGACCTCGTGGTGGCGGCCGGCACGCCCGAGGGCTGGGGCGTCGGCGTGATCGCCGGCACCGGCTCGATCGCCGTGGGCCGCGCGGCCGACGGCCGCAAGTCCCGCGCGGGGGGCTGGGGGCACGTCTTCGGCGACGAGGGGAGCGCCTACGTGCTGGCCGTCGCCGCCCTCCGGCTGGTCGCCCGCCGGGCCGACGGACGCGAGAACGCGCCCTTGTGTCCTGATCCGTTGACCCGATCGCTGTGCGACGCCCTGGGCGTTTCCGGCCCCGTCGGCCTGGTCTCGGCGGTCTACGCGCCGGGCTGCGACCGCACCCGGATCGCCGCGCTCGCGCCGGCGATTCTCGCCGCGGCGGCCGAGGATTCGACGCTCGACGACCTGCTCGTCCGCCCCGCCGGCCGCGAGCTGGCCGAGTCCGCCGCCGCCGCCGCCCGGTCGCTTGGCTGGACCGGCGGCGATCTGCCGCTGGGCCTCTCCGGAGGTTTCCTGCTGTCGTCGCCGGTCGTCGCCGAGGCCCTCTTGGGCGGCCTTCGCGAACGCGGCTACAACCCCCTGCCGACCCGCGTCAACGAGCCCGCCGAGGGCGCCCTGATCCTCGCCCGCCGCGACCACGACGGCGGGAAATGA
- the murQ gene encoding N-acetylmuramic acid 6-phosphate etherase — translation MVLEDHLLTEARNPRSSGIDSATALELVELMNAEDAGVIEAVRAETHAIAKAVEWTAERFRRGGRLIYVGAGTSGRLGVLDASECPPTFSTPPEMVVGLIAGGPRALTRSIENAEDDPDQGAADLAALDVGDRDLVVGVATSGRTPYVLGAVREARLRGAATVGLACNRPSLLGVEVDLEIAPLVGPEVIAGSTRLKAGTATKMVLNMITTGAMVLIGKTLGNRMIDFTPVNEKLRIRARRMLRELAGIDDDQAVELLSACGGRLKVALVAALAGVEAEAADALLAVHGGRVRQAVDAHKNQGKGVGRP, via the coding sequence ATGGTTCTCGAAGACCACTTGCTGACCGAGGCCCGCAACCCGCGATCGTCGGGGATCGACTCGGCGACCGCCCTGGAGCTGGTCGAGCTGATGAACGCCGAGGACGCGGGCGTGATCGAGGCGGTGCGGGCCGAGACCCACGCGATCGCCAAGGCCGTCGAGTGGACCGCCGAGCGGTTCCGCCGCGGCGGCCGGCTGATCTACGTGGGCGCGGGGACCTCGGGCCGGCTCGGCGTGCTCGACGCATCGGAATGCCCCCCCACGTTCAGCACCCCCCCCGAGATGGTCGTCGGCCTGATCGCCGGCGGCCCCCGGGCGCTGACCCGATCGATCGAGAACGCCGAGGACGATCCCGACCAGGGCGCCGCCGACCTCGCCGCGCTCGACGTCGGCGACCGCGACCTGGTGGTCGGCGTCGCGACCTCCGGCCGCACGCCGTACGTGCTCGGGGCGGTCCGCGAGGCCCGGCTTCGAGGCGCGGCGACCGTCGGCCTGGCCTGCAACCGGCCGAGCCTGCTGGGCGTCGAGGTCGACCTCGAAATCGCCCCGCTCGTCGGTCCCGAGGTGATCGCCGGATCGACTCGCCTGAAGGCCGGAACCGCCACGAAAATGGTTCTGAATATGATCACGACGGGGGCCATGGTCCTGATCGGCAAGACGCTGGGGAACCGGATGATCGACTTCACGCCGGTCAACGAGAAGCTGCGGATACGGGCGCGGCGGATGCTCCGCGAGCTGGCCGGGATCGACGACGACCAGGCCGTCGAGCTGCTTTCGGCCTGCGGCGGCCGGCTCAAGGTCGCGCTGGTCGCGGCCCTCGCGGGGGTCGAGGCCGAAGCGGCCGACGCCCTCTTGGCGGTCCACGGAGGCCGGGTCCGACAGGCGGTCGACGCGCACAAGAACCAGGGGAAAGGAGTCGGTCGTCCATGA
- the selA gene encoding L-seryl-tRNA(Sec) selenium transferase: MIKGPRSLPPVNAVLDAVRAALAEARAALLEGRGAATDPDALARRALVLIDRRESDPGRLRPVLNATGIVLHTGLGRAPWAEEAVERASAVARGFCNLEFELEEGERGRRTSGVVPLIRELTGAEAATVVNNNAAATVLALRALAAGREVVVSRGELIEIGGGFRLPEVFEVSGARLREVGTTNKTRLDDYRRALGPNTAALLRVHPSNYRIVGFTEQAPLPDLARLAHDHGLWMIDDIGSGTLAPGLPSGVDGEPTAAEGIAAGADVVLFSGDKLLGGPQCGVLAGAAPAIRRIEADPMMRALRVDKTTLAALEATLQLVRDGRGPDRLPVWRMIAAPLEELAARAEGLARAFRDLGLNASVVAAESQIGGGSAPVRPIPTRAVRVDPPFPPPHETERAWARALRLGGPPVVARIQAGAVLFDPRTLAVTDEPPLIEAVRIIGKID; this comes from the coding sequence TTGATAAAAGGTCCGCGATCTCTTCCCCCCGTCAACGCCGTGCTGGACGCCGTGCGGGCGGCCCTGGCCGAGGCTCGCGCGGCCTTGCTGGAGGGCCGGGGCGCCGCGACCGACCCTGACGCCCTGGCCCGCCGCGCCCTCGTTCTCATCGACCGTCGCGAGTCTGACCCCGGCCGGCTCCGGCCGGTGCTCAACGCCACTGGAATCGTCCTCCACACTGGGCTGGGTCGGGCGCCGTGGGCCGAGGAGGCCGTCGAGCGGGCGTCGGCCGTCGCCCGGGGGTTCTGCAACCTGGAGTTCGAGCTGGAGGAAGGCGAGCGCGGGAGGAGGACGTCGGGCGTCGTCCCCTTGATCCGCGAGCTGACCGGGGCCGAGGCGGCGACGGTGGTCAACAACAACGCGGCGGCCACCGTGCTGGCCCTTCGCGCCCTGGCCGCCGGCCGCGAGGTCGTCGTCTCGCGTGGCGAGCTGATCGAGATCGGCGGCGGGTTCCGGCTGCCGGAAGTTTTCGAGGTCTCCGGCGCCCGGCTCCGCGAGGTCGGCACGACCAACAAGACCCGGCTCGACGACTACCGCCGGGCCCTCGGCCCCAACACCGCCGCGCTCTTGCGCGTTCATCCCAGCAACTACCGGATCGTCGGCTTCACCGAGCAGGCCCCCCTGCCCGACCTGGCCCGCCTGGCCCACGACCACGGCCTCTGGATGATCGACGACATCGGCTCGGGCACCCTCGCCCCCGGGCTGCCCTCGGGCGTCGACGGCGAGCCGACCGCCGCCGAGGGGATCGCCGCCGGGGCCGACGTCGTCCTGTTCTCCGGCGACAAGCTGCTGGGAGGTCCCCAGTGCGGCGTCCTGGCCGGGGCCGCGCCGGCGATCCGGCGGATCGAGGCCGATCCGATGATGCGGGCTTTGCGGGTCGACAAGACGACCCTCGCCGCCCTCGAAGCCACGCTCCAGCTCGTCCGAGACGGTCGAGGGCCCGACCGCCTCCCCGTCTGGCGGATGATCGCCGCCCCGCTGGAGGAGCTGGCCGCCCGGGCCGAAGGGCTGGCCCGGGCGTTCCGCGACCTCGGCCTGAACGCCTCGGTGGTCGCCGCCGAATCCCAGATCGGCGGCGGCAGCGCCCCGGTCCGGCCGATCCCCACCCGGGCCGTCCGGGTCGACCCGCCGTTCCCGCCCCCCCACGAAACCGAACGCGCCTGGGCCCGCGCCCTCCGCCTCGGCGGTCCCCCCGTCGTCGCCCGCATCCAGGCCGGGGCCGTCCTCTTCGACCCCCGCACCCTCGCCGTCACCGACGAACCCCCTCTCATCGAGGCCGTCCGGATAATCGGCAAAATCGATTGA